In Amycolatopsis sp. EV170708-02-1, the following are encoded in one genomic region:
- a CDS encoding DUF1707 domain-containing protein yields MSEVPSPRLRISDQDRESALTALGEHMTVGRIDIDEFGERSARITAAKTRGELAEIFLDLPEPHPRYDAPKVAVEKPVSPWAGISPTQRVMGALLPILFIATIALIITTGITWWFILVPIGISAVGEGIWGKGWENSHKKLGKQRRRELDG; encoded by the coding sequence GTGAGCGAGGTTCCGTCTCCGCGGCTGCGGATCAGTGATCAGGATCGCGAGTCCGCGCTGACCGCGCTCGGCGAGCATATGACCGTGGGCAGGATCGACATCGACGAGTTCGGTGAGCGGTCCGCCCGGATCACCGCCGCCAAAACCCGCGGCGAGCTGGCCGAAATCTTCCTCGACCTGCCCGAGCCGCACCCGCGCTACGACGCGCCCAAGGTAGCCGTGGAGAAACCGGTGTCGCCGTGGGCGGGCATCTCCCCGACGCAACGCGTCATGGGCGCGCTCCTGCCGATCCTCTTCATCGCCACCATCGCGCTGATCATCACCACCGGCATCACCTGGTGGTTCATCCTCGTCCCGATCGGGATCAGCGCCGTCGGCGAGGGCATCTGGGGCAAGGGCTGGGAGAACTCCCACAAGAAGCTCGGGAAGCAGCGTCGACGGGAACTCGACGGCTGA
- a CDS encoding DUF1707 domain-containing protein, which translates to MRLSDAERQDALEALEEHVRTGRLDLDEFGSRSAKVSAARMASELEPLFTDLPSPRPSALLPLPPMPGVAQASAKNEVQPSKWLTASAVPIAAAVAIVLFFFTRGTFLVFLLPLAVALIMSRRR; encoded by the coding sequence ATGCGGCTGAGCGACGCCGAACGCCAAGACGCGCTCGAAGCGCTGGAAGAGCATGTCCGCACCGGCAGACTCGACCTCGACGAGTTCGGTTCGCGGTCGGCGAAGGTCAGCGCCGCGAGGATGGCGAGCGAACTCGAACCGCTGTTCACGGATCTGCCCTCGCCCCGGCCCAGCGCGCTGCTCCCCCTGCCGCCGATGCCCGGCGTCGCGCAGGCGTCCGCGAAGAACGAGGTCCAGCCGTCGAAATGGCTGACGGCCAGTGCCGTGCCGATCGCGGCCGCGGTCGCGATCGTGCTGTTCTTCTTCACCCGTGGGACGTTCCTGGTCTTCCTGCTGCCGCTGGCGGTCGCGCTGATCATGAGCCGCCGCCGCTGA
- a CDS encoding GNAT family N-acetyltransferase: MEPVEINAGEYYLRQLRADKALDDRPALVAAFADPTHRKYVLNYRLRDLDEATEYVALRAAQWAGDERCSWAVAEPTTGDLLGEVGLRDLDLDSGYAEASVWVRAASRGKGVASTALNAALRFGFGGLGLREVSYRYEETNEVSASVARKCGFTLVGPELEPAPTGERLIRWRRTA, translated from the coding sequence GTGGAACCGGTGGAGATCAACGCGGGCGAGTACTACCTGCGGCAGCTGCGGGCGGACAAGGCCCTCGACGACCGTCCGGCGCTGGTCGCGGCGTTCGCGGACCCGACGCACCGCAAGTACGTGCTGAACTACCGATTGCGGGACCTCGACGAGGCGACCGAGTACGTCGCGCTGCGCGCCGCCCAGTGGGCCGGTGACGAGCGCTGTTCCTGGGCGGTGGCCGAGCCGACGACCGGGGATCTGCTGGGCGAGGTCGGCCTGCGGGATCTCGACCTCGACTCCGGGTACGCGGAGGCGTCGGTCTGGGTGCGCGCGGCGTCGCGGGGCAAGGGGGTCGCGAGCACCGCGCTCAACGCGGCCCTGCGCTTCGGTTTCGGCGGGCTCGGCCTGCGCGAGGTCAGCTACCGCTATGAGGAGACGAACGAGGTATCGGCCTCGGTCGCCCGCAAATGCGGGTTCACCCTGGTCGGGCCCGAACTGGAGCCGGCCCCGACCGGGGAACGCCTCATCCGCTGGCGCCGCACCGCCTGA
- a CDS encoding benzaldehyde dehydrogenase — translation MVFLDSSTWTDRIFAGGAWVPGTGGTRKVTEPATGEVLGSIGIASAEDAAKAAETAAEAQRAWAATPHVRRAAILRKAATLWSEYADEIRWWNIREVGAVPGVAGFSLHVAEQECYEAAALPGRPYGELLPSEEPRLSMARRVPAGVVAVISPFNMPIILGIRSVAPALALGNAVILKPDPRTAVTGGVVLARIFEEAGLPPGVLQMLPGGADVGETLVTHPAVRVISFTGSTGAGRKVGELAGKHLKRAHLELGGNSALIVLDDADVDEAAGVAAFGSFFHQGQICMTTGRHLVHERLYDDFVERLAAKASALRVGDPARDEVALGPIIDAGQRDKIHDLVTASVSAGARVAAGAEYDRLFYSATVLADVPPTAPAVAQEIFGPVAPVVRFSDAEEAIRLATASEYGLSLGIVTRDVLKGLELADRVPTGIVHINDQTVSDEANSPFGGVAASGTGSRFGGAAANIEAFTETRWVTVRNPPPTYPF, via the coding sequence GTGGTGTTTCTCGACTCGTCGACGTGGACGGACCGGATCTTCGCCGGCGGTGCCTGGGTGCCCGGCACGGGCGGCACCCGGAAGGTCACGGAGCCCGCGACCGGAGAGGTGCTGGGAAGCATCGGGATCGCCTCGGCCGAAGACGCCGCGAAGGCGGCGGAAACGGCGGCCGAGGCGCAGCGGGCTTGGGCGGCGACACCGCACGTCCGACGGGCCGCGATCCTGCGCAAGGCGGCCACGCTGTGGTCGGAGTACGCCGACGAGATCCGCTGGTGGAACATCCGTGAGGTCGGCGCCGTGCCGGGGGTCGCGGGCTTTTCGCTGCACGTCGCGGAGCAGGAATGCTACGAAGCGGCGGCGCTGCCCGGCCGCCCGTACGGCGAACTCCTGCCGAGCGAGGAACCGCGCCTTTCGATGGCGCGCCGTGTCCCGGCCGGTGTGGTCGCGGTGATCTCGCCGTTCAACATGCCGATCATCCTCGGCATCCGGTCGGTCGCCCCGGCGCTCGCGCTGGGGAACGCGGTCATCCTGAAGCCGGATCCGCGCACGGCCGTCACCGGTGGCGTCGTCCTCGCGCGGATCTTCGAGGAAGCGGGGCTGCCGCCGGGCGTGCTGCAGATGCTGCCGGGCGGCGCCGACGTCGGCGAGACGCTGGTGACGCATCCGGCGGTCCGGGTCATCTCGTTCACCGGGTCGACCGGCGCCGGGCGCAAGGTCGGCGAACTCGCCGGGAAGCACCTGAAGCGGGCACATCTGGAGCTGGGCGGGAACTCCGCGCTCATCGTGCTCGACGACGCGGACGTCGACGAAGCCGCCGGGGTCGCCGCGTTCGGCTCGTTCTTCCACCAGGGCCAGATCTGCATGACCACCGGGCGGCATCTCGTGCACGAGCGGCTCTACGACGACTTCGTCGAGCGGCTGGCGGCGAAGGCTTCGGCGTTGCGGGTCGGGGATCCGGCGCGGGACGAGGTCGCGCTCGGGCCGATCATCGACGCCGGGCAACGGGACAAGATCCACGACCTGGTCACCGCCAGCGTCTCGGCGGGGGCGCGGGTCGCCGCGGGCGCCGAGTACGACCGGCTGTTCTACTCCGCGACGGTGCTCGCGGACGTGCCGCCGACGGCGCCCGCCGTCGCGCAGGAGATCTTCGGCCCGGTCGCGCCGGTCGTGCGGTTCTCCGACGCGGAGGAGGCCATCCGCCTCGCGACGGCGAGCGAGTACGGGCTTTCGCTGGGGATCGTCACGCGCGATGTCCTCAAAGGACTGGAGCTGGCCGATCGGGTCCCGACCGGGATCGTGCACATCAACGATCAGACCGTCAGCGATGAGGCGAACAGCCCCTTCGGTGGCGTCGCCGCTTCGGGTACGGGAAGCCGCTTCGGCGGCGCGGCGGCGAACATCGAGGCGTTCACCGAGACCCGCTGGGTGACCGTCCGGAACCCGCCGCCCACCTACCCCTTCTGA
- a CDS encoding MIP/aquaporin family protein, which produces MSAGAIFVWELLGTAVLILLGNGVVANHVLRKNNGHNGGVVMITFGWAFAVFAGASIAAPSGAHLNPAVTLGLAIADKTKWADVPIYFAGQMVGAILGAVLCWAAYKLQFDDHPQRDETLGIFSTAPQIPNKAWNLVTEIIGTFVLVAWILLSPVYATAEGGTPNFGNSALGYAGVAFVVLVIGQSLGGPTGYAINPARDLGPRIAYAFLLPIKNKANPNWGYSWVPVAGPLVGGALAALLFLAVHNLT; this is translated from the coding sequence GTGAGTGCAGGAGCCATATTCGTCTGGGAGCTGCTGGGAACGGCGGTCCTGATCCTGTTGGGTAACGGCGTGGTCGCCAACCACGTGTTGCGGAAGAACAACGGCCACAACGGTGGCGTCGTGATGATCACCTTCGGGTGGGCGTTCGCGGTCTTCGCCGGTGCGAGCATCGCCGCGCCGAGCGGCGCGCATCTGAACCCCGCGGTGACGCTGGGCCTCGCCATCGCGGACAAGACCAAGTGGGCGGATGTCCCGATCTACTTCGCCGGGCAGATGGTCGGCGCGATCCTCGGCGCCGTGCTCTGCTGGGCCGCCTACAAGCTGCAGTTCGACGACCACCCGCAACGCGACGAGACGCTCGGCATCTTCTCGACCGCGCCGCAGATCCCGAACAAGGCGTGGAACCTCGTCACCGAGATCATCGGCACCTTCGTGCTGGTCGCGTGGATCCTGCTCAGCCCGGTGTACGCCACGGCCGAGGGCGGCACGCCGAACTTCGGCAACTCCGCGCTCGGCTACGCGGGTGTGGCGTTCGTCGTGCTGGTCATCGGCCAGTCCCTCGGTGGCCCGACCGGTTACGCCATCAACCCGGCCCGGGACCTCGGCCCCCGCATCGCGTACGCGTTCCTGCTGCCCATCAAGAACAAGGCCAACCCGAACTGGGGTTACTCCTGGGTCCCGGTCGCCGGCCCGCTGGTCGGCGGTGCCCTCGCCGCCCTGCTCTTCCTCGCCGTCCACAACCTCACCTGA
- the glpK gene encoding glycerol kinase GlpK, translated as MTSYVAAIDQGTTSTRCMIFDHSGRVVAVDQREHEQIFPKAGWVEHNAEEIWENTRAVAAGALAKGDLVASDIVAVGITNQRETTLVWDRTTGKPVYNAIVWQDTRTDKIVSDLGALGGGQERYRAKVGLPLATYFSGPKIKWILDNVDGARAKAEAGDLIFGNMDTWVLWNMTGGVDGGVHVTDPTNASRTMLMDLDTLTWDAEIAGEMTIPLSMLPEIRSSSETYGKVREKGALAGVPISGILGDQQAATFGQACLSPGEAKNTYGTGNFMLLNTGTEKVMSDNGLLTTVCYKIGSNDTVYALEGSIAVTGSLVQWLRDNLGLISSAAEVEQHARTVEDNGGAYFVPAFSGLFAPYWRSDARGAIVGLTRFVNKGHISRAVLEATAFQSREVIDAMNADSGVPLKSLKVDGGMVVNELLMQFQADILGVPVIRPVVNETTALGAAYAAGLAVGFWKSEDDIRNNWAQDKQWDPSMDEARRESEYRNWKKAVTKTFDWVDED; from the coding sequence ATGACTTCATACGTAGCCGCGATCGACCAGGGCACCACGTCGACCCGCTGCATGATCTTCGACCACTCCGGCCGGGTGGTCGCCGTCGACCAGCGGGAACACGAGCAGATCTTCCCGAAGGCGGGCTGGGTCGAGCACAACGCCGAAGAGATCTGGGAGAACACGCGAGCCGTCGCCGCGGGCGCGCTGGCCAAGGGCGACCTGGTCGCGAGCGACATCGTCGCGGTCGGCATCACCAACCAGCGCGAGACCACGCTGGTCTGGGACCGCACCACCGGCAAGCCGGTGTACAACGCGATCGTGTGGCAGGACACCCGCACCGACAAGATCGTCAGCGACCTCGGGGCGCTCGGCGGCGGGCAGGAGCGCTACCGCGCGAAGGTGGGCCTGCCGCTGGCGACCTACTTCTCCGGCCCGAAGATCAAGTGGATCCTCGACAACGTTGACGGCGCCCGCGCGAAGGCCGAAGCCGGGGACCTGATCTTCGGCAACATGGACACCTGGGTGCTGTGGAACATGACCGGCGGGGTCGACGGCGGCGTGCACGTCACCGATCCGACCAACGCGTCGCGGACCATGCTGATGGACCTCGACACGCTGACCTGGGACGCCGAGATCGCCGGGGAGATGACGATCCCGCTGTCGATGCTCCCGGAGATCCGGTCGTCGTCGGAGACCTACGGCAAGGTCCGGGAGAAGGGCGCGCTGGCGGGTGTCCCGATCTCGGGCATCCTGGGCGACCAGCAGGCGGCGACCTTCGGGCAGGCGTGCCTCTCGCCGGGTGAAGCGAAGAACACCTACGGCACCGGCAACTTCATGCTGCTCAACACCGGCACCGAGAAGGTCATGTCGGACAACGGGCTGCTCACCACGGTCTGCTACAAGATCGGCTCGAACGACACGGTGTACGCGCTCGAAGGCTCGATCGCGGTCACCGGTTCGCTCGTGCAGTGGCTGCGGGACAACCTCGGCCTGATCAGCTCCGCGGCCGAGGTCGAGCAGCACGCCCGGACCGTCGAGGACAACGGTGGCGCGTACTTCGTGCCGGCGTTCTCGGGCCTCTTCGCACCGTACTGGCGCTCCGACGCCCGTGGCGCGATCGTCGGCCTCACGCGGTTCGTCAACAAGGGCCACATCTCGCGGGCGGTCCTGGAGGCGACGGCGTTCCAGTCGCGCGAGGTGATCGACGCGATGAACGCCGACTCCGGTGTCCCGCTGAAGTCGCTGAAGGTCGACGGCGGCATGGTCGTCAACGAGCTGCTCATGCAGTTCCAGGCCGACATCCTCGGTGTGCCGGTGATCCGGCCGGTGGTCAACGAGACCACCGCGCTCGGCGCGGCCTACGCGGCCGGGCTCGCGGTGGGCTTCTGGAAGAGCGAGGACGACATCCGCAACAACTGGGCGCAGGACAAGCAGTGGGACCCGTCGATGGACGAGGCCCGCCGCGAGTCGGAGTACCGGAACTGGAAGAAGGCGGTCACGAAGACCTTCGACTGGGTCGACGAAGACTGA
- a CDS encoding class F sortase encodes MKARQVPLVLAAVLLAVLATLAIVLSGPGETGQAAPPASAERTEVPVAPSDEPEAEPVGGMPKADPVSIDVPKIEAKSSLIPLGLNADNTIEVPPVTQPLQAGWYVNGPTPGEVGPSVILGHVDGNKQKGIFFRLKELAPGDKVSVARKDGTTAEFAVTKVERVAKDKFPTDAVYGDTAEPELRLITCGGVFDKASRNYLDNIIVFARLIAR; translated from the coding sequence ATGAAAGCGAGACAGGTGCCGCTGGTGCTCGCGGCCGTCCTGCTGGCCGTGCTGGCGACGCTGGCGATCGTCCTTTCCGGTCCGGGGGAGACCGGCCAGGCCGCGCCTCCGGCGAGCGCGGAGCGGACAGAGGTGCCGGTCGCGCCGAGCGACGAGCCGGAGGCCGAACCCGTCGGCGGGATGCCGAAAGCCGATCCGGTGTCGATCGACGTGCCGAAGATCGAGGCGAAATCCAGCCTCATCCCGCTCGGGCTCAACGCGGACAACACCATCGAGGTACCGCCGGTGACGCAGCCGTTGCAGGCGGGCTGGTACGTGAACGGTCCGACCCCGGGGGAGGTCGGGCCGTCGGTGATCCTCGGGCACGTGGACGGGAACAAGCAGAAGGGCATCTTCTTCCGGCTGAAGGAACTGGCGCCCGGGGACAAGGTCTCGGTCGCCCGCAAGGACGGCACGACGGCCGAGTTCGCGGTCACCAAGGTCGAGCGGGTGGCGAAGGACAAGTTCCCCACCGACGCCGTCTACGGCGACACCGCCGAACCGGAACTGAGGCTCATCACCTGCGGCGGGGTCTTCGACAAGGCGTCGCGCAACTATCTCGACAACATCATCGTTTTCGCCCGGTTGATCGCGAGGTGA
- a CDS encoding NAD(P)H-quinone dehydrogenase: protein MTKIVIMGGGPAGYEAALVAAQHGADVTIVERDGLGGACVLYDCVPSKTFIASSGALANMHDLRELGINTDMADTSVDLPTVHGRVKGLALAQSADIRARVQREGVRVVIGQARFDDEEAGLATHKVAVTAPDGSTEVLDADVVLISTGATPRVLPGAVPDGERILDWRQLYDLRELPEHLAVIGSGVTGAEFASAYTEMGVKVTVVSSRDRVLPHEDADAAAVLEEVFSQRGTTVVKQARADKVERTEKGVEIHLSDGRVIEASHALMTVGSVPNTTDIGLEKVGIEPGPGGFIGVDRVSRTSAPGIYAAGDCTGVLMLASVASMQGRIAMWHALGEGVAPIKLKTVAANVFTHPEIATVGISQQAIDSGEVPARTIMLPLATNARAKMEGLRRGFVKLFCRPATGVVVGGVVVAPTASELILPIALAVQNQLTVEHLALTFSVYPSLSGSITEAGRQLMRHDDLD, encoded by the coding sequence GTGACCAAGATCGTGATCATGGGCGGAGGCCCCGCCGGTTACGAAGCGGCACTGGTCGCGGCCCAGCACGGAGCCGACGTCACCATCGTCGAACGGGACGGCCTCGGCGGCGCGTGCGTGCTCTACGACTGCGTCCCGTCGAAGACGTTCATCGCCTCTTCCGGCGCGCTCGCGAACATGCACGACCTCCGCGAGCTCGGCATCAACACCGACATGGCCGACACCAGCGTCGACTTGCCGACCGTCCACGGTCGCGTGAAGGGGCTCGCGCTCGCGCAGTCCGCCGACATCCGCGCCCGCGTCCAGCGCGAGGGCGTCCGTGTCGTCATCGGCCAGGCCCGCTTCGACGACGAAGAGGCCGGGCTCGCCACGCACAAGGTCGCCGTCACCGCCCCCGACGGCTCGACCGAGGTGCTCGACGCCGACGTCGTCCTCATCTCGACCGGCGCCACGCCGCGGGTGCTGCCCGGCGCCGTGCCGGACGGCGAACGCATCCTCGACTGGCGTCAGCTCTACGACCTGCGCGAACTGCCCGAGCACCTGGCCGTCATCGGTTCGGGTGTCACCGGTGCCGAGTTCGCCTCGGCCTACACCGAGATGGGCGTCAAGGTCACCGTCGTGTCCAGCCGCGACCGCGTGCTCCCGCACGAGGACGCCGACGCCGCCGCCGTGCTCGAAGAGGTCTTCTCCCAGCGCGGCACCACGGTCGTCAAGCAGGCCCGCGCCGACAAGGTCGAGCGCACCGAGAAGGGCGTCGAGATCCACCTCTCCGACGGCCGCGTGATCGAAGCCAGCCACGCGCTGATGACCGTCGGTTCGGTGCCCAACACCACCGACATCGGCCTGGAGAAGGTCGGCATCGAGCCCGGCCCCGGCGGCTTCATCGGCGTCGACCGCGTTTCCCGCACCAGCGCGCCCGGCATCTACGCCGCCGGCGACTGCACCGGGGTGCTCATGCTCGCTTCCGTGGCCAGCATGCAGGGCCGCATCGCGATGTGGCACGCGCTCGGCGAGGGTGTCGCGCCGATCAAGCTCAAGACCGTCGCCGCCAACGTGTTCACCCACCCCGAGATCGCCACCGTCGGCATCAGCCAGCAGGCGATCGACTCGGGTGAGGTGCCCGCCCGCACCATCATGCTCCCGCTCGCGACGAACGCCCGCGCGAAGATGGAAGGCCTGCGACGCGGTTTCGTGAAGCTGTTCTGCCGCCCCGCCACCGGTGTGGTCGTCGGTGGGGTGGTCGTGGCGCCGACGGCGAGCGAACTCATCCTTCCCATCGCGCTCGCCGTCCAGAACCAGCTCACAGTGGAACACCTGGCACTGACATTTTCGGTGTACCCGTCGCTGTCGGGGTCGATCACCGAGGCGGGCCGCCAGCTGATGCGGCACGACGACTTGGACTGA
- a CDS encoding gamma-glutamylcyclotransferase, with the protein MPLYAAYGSNMEPAQMLERAPHSPMAGTGWLEGWRLTFGGEDLGWEGALATIVEDPGSRVFVVLYDVTSLDEPNLDRWEGGELGIHSKIRLRVQTMDGSVLAWLYVLDAYEGGLPSARYLGVLADAAEAAGAPADYVDALRTRPCQGISG; encoded by the coding sequence GTGCCGTTGTATGCCGCGTATGGATCCAATATGGAGCCCGCCCAGATGCTGGAGCGCGCTCCGCACTCGCCCATGGCCGGCACCGGCTGGCTGGAGGGCTGGAGGCTGACCTTCGGCGGCGAGGACCTCGGCTGGGAAGGCGCGCTGGCGACCATCGTCGAAGACCCGGGCTCCCGGGTCTTCGTGGTGTTGTACGACGTCACCTCCCTGGACGAGCCCAATCTCGACCGCTGGGAAGGCGGCGAGCTGGGCATCCACTCCAAGATCCGGCTCCGCGTGCAGACCATGGACGGCTCCGTGCTGGCGTGGCTGTACGTCCTGGACGCCTACGAGGGCGGCCTCCCGTCCGCGCGCTACCTCGGCGTGCTGGCCGACGCGGCCGAGGCCGCCGGCGCCCCCGCGGACTACGTCGACGCGCTCCGCACCCGCCCCTGCCAGGGCATCTCCGGCTGA
- a CDS encoding endonuclease domain-containing protein: MIDWGGRHGAVSRSEADKVLGRRLVLEGLATGVLVQPWRGVVVHAADSLKLATRAQAALLVVGQPAALSGATALALHGISAVDDTSIHLTVPHSRRIKSKPGLIVHQADFRPSDVVELDGLAMFSLDLALADFLCEGDKRTAFAALDEAMHGLLPDHVRTLRANVRDRIVDRRDRRGIHRAVMLLDLATGKVDSPPESILRLIVVEAGFPIPETQYEITTIEGRPLYVLDMAWPTRRVALEYDGFASHEERRDYDSERDARMAGRGWITIRASAEDLRDPRRVLSELTRAFERRAVA; this comes from the coding sequence ATGATCGATTGGGGAGGACGGCATGGAGCGGTCTCGCGTAGTGAGGCCGACAAGGTTCTGGGGCGTCGGCTGGTCCTTGAGGGATTGGCCACAGGCGTCCTCGTCCAGCCGTGGCGGGGCGTAGTCGTCCATGCTGCGGATTCGCTCAAACTGGCGACTCGGGCCCAGGCGGCCTTGCTCGTAGTGGGGCAGCCTGCGGCGCTGTCGGGAGCCACAGCCCTTGCCCTACATGGGATTTCGGCTGTGGACGACACGAGCATTCACTTGACGGTGCCCCACTCGCGGCGGATCAAGTCGAAGCCAGGGTTGATCGTCCATCAGGCCGACTTCCGGCCCTCGGATGTCGTCGAACTCGACGGGCTCGCCATGTTCTCCTTGGATCTGGCGCTGGCCGATTTCCTCTGCGAGGGGGACAAGCGAACCGCGTTCGCCGCACTGGACGAGGCGATGCACGGGCTCCTGCCGGACCATGTCCGCACTTTGCGTGCGAACGTCCGGGACAGGATCGTGGACCGACGCGACCGACGAGGTATCCACAGGGCGGTCATGTTGCTCGACCTGGCGACCGGCAAGGTGGATTCCCCGCCGGAGAGCATCCTTCGGTTGATCGTCGTCGAGGCGGGGTTCCCGATACCGGAGACGCAGTACGAGATCACCACGATCGAGGGGCGGCCGCTGTATGTCCTCGACATGGCGTGGCCTACCCGGCGAGTCGCTCTGGAGTACGACGGCTTCGCTTCCCACGAGGAGCGTCGCGACTACGACTCAGAGCGGGACGCACGGATGGCTGGGCGGGGGTGGATCACGATCCGGGCGTCGGCGGAGGACTTGCGTGATCCCCGTCGTGTTCTGTCCGAGCTGACCAGGGCGTTCGAAAGGCGCGCGGTCGCGTGA
- a CDS encoding amidohydrolase, producing the protein MTVLDSRPDIPGDPEGRVVAPIEAPTALISEAGVSMAPVHDLGAGRGPFWLDDWLRANATDVVAWRRRIHAHPELSRHEFATTEMVMSLLRSVGLKPWVLPSGTGVVCDIGSGDRCVALRADMDALPLTEATGLPYASKTEGAAHMCGHDAHTAILLGAARALAGAPELPGRVRLIFQPAEEVMPGGALDMIAAGAMEGVERIYGLHCDPRLEVGKVGLRVGALTSAADLIELRLTSPGGHTSRPHLTADLVHALGTVITSLPAVLSRRVDPRSGTVLVWGAVHAGQAANAVPQDGVLRGTLRTADHEVWTMLEPLVAASVESLLAPTGVGFSLDYRRGVPPVVSDPESHALMRAGVEAALGETAVAGTEQSSGGEDFGWYLEHVQGAFARLGVWSGEGPMADIHRPTFTLDERSLLCGVRTLVHTALATLA; encoded by the coding sequence GTGACGGTGCTCGATTCACGTCCGGACATTCCAGGCGACCCCGAGGGTCGCGTCGTTGCCCCGATAGAGGCGCCCACCGCGCTGATCTCCGAGGCCGGCGTCAGCATGGCACCTGTGCATGATCTGGGTGCCGGGCGCGGCCCCTTCTGGCTCGACGACTGGCTCCGCGCGAACGCCACCGACGTCGTCGCGTGGCGCCGTCGCATCCACGCGCACCCGGAGCTCTCCCGCCACGAGTTCGCCACGACCGAAATGGTCATGTCCCTGCTCCGCTCGGTGGGGCTCAAGCCATGGGTGCTCCCCTCGGGCACCGGCGTGGTCTGCGACATCGGCAGCGGCGACCGCTGCGTCGCGCTGCGCGCCGACATGGACGCCCTGCCGCTGACCGAGGCCACCGGGCTCCCGTACGCCTCCAAGACCGAGGGCGCCGCGCATATGTGCGGGCACGACGCGCACACCGCGATCCTCCTGGGCGCCGCCCGGGCGCTGGCGGGCGCGCCGGAGCTGCCGGGCCGCGTACGGCTGATCTTCCAGCCCGCCGAGGAGGTCATGCCCGGCGGCGCGCTGGACATGATCGCCGCCGGCGCGATGGAAGGCGTCGAGCGGATCTACGGGCTGCACTGCGACCCGCGGCTCGAGGTCGGCAAGGTCGGGCTGCGCGTCGGCGCGCTGACCTCCGCCGCCGACCTCATCGAGCTGCGGCTCACCTCGCCGGGCGGGCACACCTCGCGGCCGCATCTGACCGCGGACCTGGTGCACGCGCTCGGCACCGTGATCACGTCGCTGCCCGCGGTCCTTTCGCGCCGCGTCGACCCGCGATCCGGGACCGTGCTGGTCTGGGGCGCGGTGCACGCGGGGCAGGCCGCCAACGCCGTCCCGCAGGACGGGGTGCTCCGCGGCACGCTGCGGACCGCGGACCACGAGGTCTGGACGATGCTGGAGCCGCTCGTCGCGGCTTCGGTGGAGTCGCTGCTCGCGCCGACCGGGGTCGGGTTCTCCCTCGACTACCGCCGTGGTGTGCCGCCGGTCGTCTCCGATCCGGAGTCGCACGCGCTGATGCGGGCCGGCGTCGAGGCCGCACTGGGCGAGACCGCCGTGGCCGGGACCGAGCAGTCGTCCGGCGGCGAGGACTTCGGGTGGTACCTGGAGCACGTCCAGGGCGCCTTCGCGCGCCTCGGCGTTTGGTCCGGTGAAGGCCCGATGGCCGACATCCACCGCCCGACCTTCACCCTCGACGAGCGTTCGCTCCTGTGCGGGGTCCGCACCCTGGTCCACACCGCCCTGGCCACCCTGGCCTGA